One window of the Pyxicephalus adspersus chromosome 5, UCB_Pads_2.0, whole genome shotgun sequence genome contains the following:
- the TUBB6 gene encoding tubulin beta-6 chain isoform X2: MDSVRSGPFGQLFRPDNFIFGQTGAGNNWAKGHYTEGAELVDSVLDIVRKECEHCDCLQGFQLTHSLGGGTGSGMGTLLISKIREEYPDRIMNTFSVMPSPKVSDTVVEPYNATLSVHQLVENTDETYCIDNEALYDICFRTLKLTTPTYGDLNHLVSATMSGVTTSLRFPGQLNADLRKLAVNMVPFPRLHFFMPGFAPLTARGSQQYRALTVPELTQQMFDAKNMMAACDPRHGRYLTVATVFRGPMSMKEVDEQMLAVQNKNSSYFVEWIPNNVKVAVCDIPPRGLKMASTFIGNSTAIQELFKRISEQFSAMFRRKAFLHWFTGEGMDEMEFTEAESNMNDLVSEYQQYQEATANDGEETFEEDEEEIHE, encoded by the exons ATGGACAGTGTACGGTCTGGCCCATTTGGACAGCTTTTCAGACCAGATAACTTCATTTTTG GTCAAACCGGAGCAGGGAATAATTGGGCCAAAGGACATTATACAGAAGGTGCAGAGCTGGTAGATTCTGTGCTCGATATAGTCAGAAAGGAATGTGAACATTGTGACTGTCTACAAGGCTTCCAGCTCACTCACTCTCTTGGAGGAGGAACAGGTTCTGGAATGGGGACACTTCTCATAAGCAAGATCAGAGAAGAATATCCAGATAGAATAATGAACACCTTCAGTGTGATGCCTTCACCTAAAGTTTCTGACACAGTTGTTGAGCCATACAATGCTACCTTGTCTGTACACCAGCTGGTTGAAAATACAGATGAGACCTACTGCATTGATAATGAAGCTTTATATGACATTTGCTTCCGCACCCTGAAACTCACCACACCTACCTACGGAGATCTCAATCACTTGGTGTCTGCCACAATGAGTGGAGTAACAACCTCTCTGCGCTTCCCGGGCCAGCTGAATGCAGATCTTAGAAAGCTAGCTGTTAACATGGTTCCATTCCCACGTCTTCATTTCTTTATGCCTGGTTTTGCCCCACTAACTGCCAGAGGAAGCCAGCAATATCGTGCACTCACTGTACCTGAACTTACCCAACAGATGTTTGATGCCAAGAACATGATGGCAGCTTGTGATCCACGGCATGGACGCTATCTAACAGTGGCTACAGTCTTCAGAGGGCCAATGTCCATGAAGGAGGTTGACGAGCAGATGCTGGcagtgcaaaacaaaaacagcagttACTTTGTAGAATGGATTCCTAATAATGTGAAAGTGGCAGTGTGTGACATACCACCAAGAGGGCTGAAAATGGCCTCCACATTTATTGGCAACAGCACAGCGATTCAAGAGTTATTTAAGAGAATCTCAGAACAGTTTTCTGCAATGTTCAGAAGAAAAGCTTTCTTGCACTGGTTTACCGGAGAAGGAATGGATGAAATGGAATTTACAGAGGCAGAGAGCAACATGAATGACCTTGTCTCAGAATACCAACAGTATCAAGAAGCTACAGCCAATGATGGCGAGGAAACTTTTGAAGAGGATGAAGAAGAAATCCATGAGTAA